TGTTTTCGGCATAACTAAGTTTGGCAGGTGTTTTTTGCTTTTCCTTAACCGTTTCTATTTTAGTAGGCACAATTTCTTGTTCTTCTTGTGCATCAGAATTTTCGTAAGCTCTAAAGTCCGAATAGTTTCCAGGGAAATTTTCTATCACTCCATTTCCTCTAAACACAAATAAAGAATCTACAATTTTATCCATAAAATAACGGTCGTGCGATACCACTACCAAATTCCCAGGATAATCTAACATAAAGCTCTCTAACACGTTTAGCGTTACAATATCTAAATCGTTGGTAGGCTCATCTAAAATTAAAAAGTTTGGGTTTTGAATTAAAACGGTACATAAGTACAAACGTTTACGTTCTCCTCCACTAAGTTTTTCTACAAAATCATATTGTTTCTTTTTATCAAATAAGAAACGTTCTAACAACTGACTTGCTGATATTTTATGTCCTTTGGCTAAGGGAATAAATTCCCCAAATTCTTTTATAACTTCAATTACTTTTTGTCCTTCTTTTACTTGAATTCCAGATTGGTGATAATATCCAAATTTAATGGTTTCTCCTACCACAACTTTTCCGCTATCAACAGGAGTATTTCCTGTTAAAACATTTAAGAATGATGATTTTCCTGTTCCATTTTTTCCAATGATTCCAATACGTTCTCCTCGATTAAAATTATAATCAAACTGATCTAGCATTACCATGTCTTCCCAAGCTTTAGAAACTTTGTGAAATTCCACAATTTTGTTCCCTAAACGTTCCATGTTAATTTCTAGCTGAACTTTGTGTTCAGAACGTCTTGCTCTGGCTTTTTCTTTAATCACAAAAAAGTCATCAATTCTAGATTTAGATTTGGTAGTACGTGCTTTTGGCTGACGTCTCATCCAGTCTAATTCTTTTTTAAATAAGTTTTTTGCTTTGGCTTGTACAGTTTGTTCTAAGGCAATTCGTTCTTCTTTTTTCTCTAAATAATAAGAATAGTTTCCTTTATAGCTGTATAATTGACCATTGTCCATTTCTATAATTTCGTTACACACACGCTCTAAAAAGTAACGATCGTGAGTAACCATAAACAAGGTTATTTTTTCTTTGGCAAAAAAATCTTCTAGCCATTCAATCATTTCTAAATCTAAATGGTTGGTAGGCTCATCTAAAATTAATAAATCTGGTTTGCTAATTAAAACGGTTGCTAATGCTAAACGTTTACGCTGTCCTCCAGAAAGTCCACTTACTTTTAGTTGTAGATTATCTAACTTTAGTTTGGTTAAAATTTGTTTGTATTGTGTTTCAAAATCCCAAGCGTTGTACTGATCCATCATATCAAACGCTAGTTGATATCTCTCTGCATCTTCTGGATTTTCAATAGCTTTTTCGTATTCTTGAACAATTTTTAAGACTTTGCTGTCCGAGTCAAAAATAACTTCT
Above is a genomic segment from Wenyingzhuangia fucanilytica containing:
- a CDS encoding ABC-F family ATP-binding cassette domain-containing protein, translating into MNYLSIENVSKAFGERVLFENLSFGINKDQKIAFVAKNGTGKTRLLEIIAGNDIPDTGQVVTRKDLHVSYLSQEDAFDENQTVEEVIFDSDSKVLKIVQEYEKAIENPEDAERYQLAFDMMDQYNAWDFETQYKQILTKLKLDNLQLKVSGLSGGQRKRLALATVLISKPDLLILDEPTNHLDLEMIEWLEDFFAKEKITLFMVTHDRYFLERVCNEIIEMDNGQLYSYKGNYSYYLEKKEERIALEQTVQAKAKNLFKKELDWMRRQPKARTTKSKSRIDDFFVIKEKARARRSEHKVQLEINMERLGNKIVEFHKVSKAWEDMVMLDQFDYNFNRGERIGIIGKNGTGKSSFLNVLTGNTPVDSGKVVVGETIKFGYYHQSGIQVKEGQKVIEVIKEFGEFIPLAKGHKISASQLLERFLFDKKKQYDFVEKLSGGERKRLYLCTVLIQNPNFLILDEPTNDLDIVTLNVLESFMLDYPGNLVVVSHDRYFMDKIVDSLFVFRGNGVIENFPGNYSDFRAYENSDAQEEQEIVPTKIETVKEKQKTPAKLSYAENKEYINLESDIAKLNRKKEAIEAEFAEGKIEGENIDKKSIELQKIIDDIEFKEMRWFELSEKLEG